A section of the Candidatus Bathyarchaeota archaeon genome encodes:
- a CDS encoding AbiV family abortive infection protein, protein MSEIKKLSLEQMDEGRKKALFNSDELLSDAKTLLENGRWARAFLLSLLSMEELGKYILLVSLSSIPNYNKIDWKKFWKMYEFHKIDGDDIHLLGFFFAELKSLKNLEKNLKGLQNEGENILTSLGDLSLFSDFQKNGFHSPEEVITNEIASYWVRVAERYLNSVKS, encoded by the coding sequence ATGAGTGAAATTAAAAAGCTTAGTCTTGAGCAAATGGATGAGGGACGTAAAAAAGCTTTATTCAATTCAGACGAACTTTTAAGTGATGCAAAAACTCTTCTTGAAAATGGAAGGTGGGCAAGAGCATTTTTACTATCTCTTTTATCAATGGAGGAATTGGGAAAATATATACTTTTGGTGAGTCTTTCTTCGATTCCTAATTATAATAAGATCGATTGGAAAAAATTTTGGAAAATGTACGAATTCCACAAGATTGATGGAGACGATATTCATTTATTAGGATTCTTCTTTGCTGAATTGAAATCTTTAAAAAATTTAGAAAAAAATCTAAAAGGACTTCAGAATGAAGGTGAAAATATTTTGACTTCCCTAGGAGACCTTTCATTATTCTCAGACTTTCAAAAAAATGGCTTCCATAGTCCTGAGGAAGTTATTACTAATGAAATTGCATCATATTGGGTTAGAGTTGCTGAGAGATATCTAAACTCGGTAAAATCTT